GCACAGCGCACTAGTTTAACAGTTCCTGGAAAATGCTCTTTCAAGAGCTATGCTCTGTCAGGCGTATCAGCACTGAGCTTTTCATAGGCGTAGGCTGTCATTTGCTGTCCGCGTATGAGAGAGCCTACTTCTAAAAGATTACTCTCGTGTTGAAATCCTTATATCACCCATGTCTGATTGTGGATAGTAAATGACATTTTagtatgtggcgcatctgttaTTGTTTTTGGAAAATACAAATGTTTTCTCCATCGAGCCTGCAAAGGTCTACCGACATTGTTAAAACTCTTTCTGGGATGTCGCATAACAGCGTTTCCAAAGTCTCAAAGCGACTTACTATTACGTGTGTATTCTCCGACATGTGTGAGCACAAATCACCGGAAGTTTGAAGGCAACGCGTTGAGAAGTTACTGAAATGtaacgtttttgtgtgtgtctcattTCCTGCTAAAATGGCTTAAAAAAATAACGCCTTCAATGGCTTCTAACAAGAATTACACTGTTCAGCATGCTATAGCGTCATTGTTGGACAAGATAGGGGAACAAACATAACTGCTTTGGATACTTATATTATTGTTCTTTCCAATGCACAACTATAAAACAAATTGATAGAAAaacatttggtttaaacaaaactttattcaatttttatcatgacaaaaaaacaTAGATGGCTTTTAAGATTactaactcaagcatataatgcttattttaagcaatcctaGTAAGTACATAACATAATACATTTCAGCAACTATGTTTCAGGTCGGCCAAGATGGTAATTCTATCGACATGTCTGTTTGTTGTGGCCATACTTGGAGGCAGTTATTTCCTGTATCAGAAGGAGTTTGAGAGGACAGGGACCATTCTGGGCAGTTTGTTGTCTAGCTCAGGGGTCCTGCGCTGGCTAGCCACTGGACAAACTGAATTTCTCCCTTCGCTGGACGCCAGGGCACAAAAACACGTCAACGCTGGTGCGGAGATGACCCGCATTCATCGTCTGGCCAAACTCTACCGGTCACAGCTTCGTACAGGAGCTGCTCCCACGGGTAAGGTCATGATGCAAAAGTCTGCGTAGTCGTAATAATGTATAGCATCAACCATCTGAGAAAAAGCACAACTAATTACCCGTAAAAATGTATAGTTTGAAAAGCATCCGTTTGGTTGTATGTTTAGATAATTATATACGTTTTCCCCACACCCATGGAGATAAGGTCCATCCTTCCACAATTATTGGCTGAATGTAGCAAACAATATTCCGAAAGGCCAGAACATGGCATGACAAAATGTTAAGCAATGTTGTTTACCGTGATGCGTTGTAGAAATGATGTATCATTTCCAAGGTTTCAGTTTTCAGAACGACACTATTTATCTTACTGTCTTTTATATGCCAGGCAATATGGTTCTACTTTTCAGATTCTACCAGATGGGAGACACAGTATAAGGAGCTTCTGTCTGCATATAAGGAAGCCAGTTCCTACTCTGTAATTCGCGAAAAAGCGTACCAAAAATACAACACAGTGGAGTTAGTCTGCACAGAGCAGAGAAAGCGTAAAGATCAGGTGACCGAGTACCTGGACGCGATAAAGGCTCAAACAGAGGAaaacaatgaaacaaacaattaaaccaGTAAtgaaacacagatacagacatagCATAAGAACAGACACAGTAACAGACACAGACcaagacacaggcacacacacacacacacacacacacacacacacacacggagtggtgtcccttggcGAGAGACATGTCGACTTGACAGCTCTCCAAATGTTTGGTTTAAACTCACCAGGATAACCATTGTTGGAATACCAACATATGTTGAAGCCATTCTATATAGCCACCCTTCTGTTGAACCACCATGTTAAATCGTTGAACGTTGCTGGAGAGGAAGAGGACACAGTGTTTGTCCTTCGACTGAGCGCCAGTCAACATGACCAAGAAGCCGCCATTACTGTTACCACCGGCCAGTGGAGAAACAAGTCTGCAGCAAAGATCCGCCCAGACATAAGAAGAGTAGAGCAAAGAGCAGAGCAAAGGAGAACACATGTGGGAATTGATTCATGCATTGAAATGCCTGACTTTCAAAGTGATTCACTAACAGACTTAGCTCCTGTTTCCACGATTACAAATGGCTACAAAGCCGATTTAAGTACAGTGATAAGTGACAACATTCCAAGAAAAAGCACGTGAAATACGCAGTGTGGCTTCTCCAACACAGTAAACTCTTGCCCACTGTGACACTGCAAGCTTAATCAcgtgtgttacgcgtgattgttctgaaaagtgactattacatgattgttctgaaagtctactatttatttcatcgtaatcatgtaagccctcatacgtgattgttctgaaagcttactaagttacatgattgttctgaaactctactaaaggtaaacttgcttcacccgtgaaatgttgtcagatatagAACAATATGAATTCCactgcccaacgaagttggaggggggtatatatactggattcactttgtccatctgtctgtgtgtatgtctgtgtgtatatggaacaatattttgatacaatgatactaaatcttaagtgatattataagatgtttggtgacttgttgacagaccagcttttttgttggtccaaggggaccatatcgtcttttgtttcatctttatcgaccaaggccgaaggccgcggttgataaatatgagacaaaaggcgatatgctccccgaggaccaacaacaaaatgctggtctgacgacaagccaccaaacatcgtttttgtcatcattttggttgtgcaacaaaatgcacaataacccacagagagacgaatttttagaatccaactccgggccacaaagcatcctcacagtagcacgagataacacgtcaaacttgtatgtgacgtcaaacgtagcttgttgacgcttttcttccagtctgaaaatgtacagagctgcgatcatacctgtgagttcagtaggtgttgagcatatttcttttcttttaagtgtttatgacttttcgttgtggattttgcgattaca
The DNA window shown above is from Littorina saxatilis isolate snail1 unplaced genomic scaffold, US_GU_Lsax_2.0 scaffold_805, whole genome shotgun sequence and carries:
- the LOC138956132 gene encoding uncharacterized protein isoform X2; translation: MGSETRSTRSKTYKKELEDYDHRFTEIEYRALRAYLMNYSESAYFDWWSAKMVILSTCLFVVAILGGSYFLYQKEFERTGTILGSLLSSSGVLRWLATGQTEFLPSLDARAQKHVNAGAEMTRIHRLAKLYRSQLRTGAAPTDSTRWETQYKELLSAYKEASSYSVIREKAYQKYNTVELVCTEQRKRKDQVTEYLDAIKAQTEENNETNN